The genomic DNA AACGTGGGAGTGGGGTGATTTCAACGAACTAATGGGTACAAAAGTCTTTAGACTTGGATTTTACGATAACAGTAAACTTGTTGCTGTCTGTCTTGGATTGGAAATTAAGTCCAGATTTGGAAACTATATTTATTGCCCCCGTGGCCCAATATTAGAATGGGAAAACGAGAAAACAAGAACCGATGTTATCACCACTTTGGTAGATTTCTTTAAAACCAAGGGTTACTTTTCACTAAGGATCGACCCTGCCATTAAAGAATCAAGCACCGAGATCACATCAACCATTAGGTCAACCGGCTTTGTAGATGCAGTAAACTTTATACAGGTAGAAAGGTCATGGATGCTCGATATTAATGGCAAGTCGGACGATGAGCTTTTTTCTGGAATGCGTAAAAATACCAGGTATTACATTAGACGTGCTCAAAAGCTGGGCGTAACCGTAAGAGTATCCGACAAACTTGAAGATCTTGATACGTTCATAAACATGATCAATCAAATGTCCAAGCGAAAAAACTTCCATGCACTTCCATCTGAATATTTTAGGAACCAGTTTAATATTCTAAACAAGGCAGGTATGCAAAAGGTGATTGTTGCTGAATACAAGGGTAAAACCATAGCAACAGCCCTTATCGTCTTTTACGGAAACGAGGGTTCATACCTGCACGCCGCTTCATCAGAAGAAAACGGATCACTTCAGGCCCCTTACCTTTTACAATGGGAGGCAATAAAACACGCTCGAAGCGTTGGGCTTTCTCGCTATAATTTTTGGGGTGTTGTAAAAGACTCCGATTATCACCCAGGACACCCCGGTTTTGGTTACAGCAACTTTAAAAAAGGATTTGGCGGCTACCTGGAAGTTTACATGCGTACAAAGGATTATGTGTATAAACCCTTTCAGTACAATCTTTTTAAGATTCAGGAGCTCTATCGGTTAACACAAAAAAAGGGAGTTTAACCTACAGCACTAATTGACACAACCGTAATCCCCACCTATTATTAGGTACAGTCTAATTTGTTTTTACTACTTGTGGCAAAACCAACAAAACACGCACCGACAATTTGCACAATCCTAAGCGTACTGGCGGTAATCGGCATAATATTAAGCGTCATTCTTAAAAGTCCGCTACCCGTAATTTTCTTGCTACTGCCAACAATTGTCTATGAAGTGTATAGAACCGAGGGTGAATCAACCAAAACATCGTCGATTATTATCTTGATTGTTCTTATTCTTGAACTAGTACTTATTATTTTTAAGATTGACGTTGATCTTGCCAAACTTTTGGGACAGGAAAGTCAATATATTGCAGGATACGAGATACCCCTGGGAACCTTAACGGTAATCGGACCAACGGTTATGGCAATTCTTTCAGTGATTTTGTTTACCCGCACACGCGGGGTATTTACAAAATGGCTTGCCGTAAATATATTTATTGGATCATTTGCAATTATTTATTCACTCAACTCGGAAGCCGTTCAGGCATTATTAAAGATTGCAATTCAGAAGGTACTAGAAAATATATCCTAAAAGCGCTAATCGAAACTAGGTCGCAATTGAAATCTTGGTTTTGCAGCAAGCAACGTTAATATTGTATTTTTCCTTGATTACTTTTTGGTCGAGGTCTTTTTTGTAACCTTTTTAGCCGACGTTGACTTTGTCTTTTTCTCGGTTTTCTTGGCCGGTTTGCGTTTTATAATAATTGTTTCGGAGGAAATCTCTTTTGATGAATCTTTAATAGCTTCATCAACACTTTTATTCGAGGGTTTCTTTGAAACATTTGCCGATAACAGTTTTAATATCTTGTCGAGTTTTTCACTTATTGAGTTAAGCTGACCACTTGTTTCACCGGATTGTGGCCTATTCCCGCCTGAACTACCTCTTGACCAATCCCTACGTCCACCGTCACCACCTGATCTATCATCGAAACGACGATCTCTGCCACCGAAGGAACTTCTAAAACTGCCTCTGTCGGAATCAGGTCTTTTGTTGGAAAAACATTCGCTACAATATACAGGCTTGTCACCTGATGGATTAAAAGGAACCTTACATTCCTTTCCACACTCTGCACAAATAGCGGAATGCATGGTTACAGGACCGGAACTTCTTCGGCCACCTCCCCTAGAAAATCGATCACCTCCGGATCTATTTCCGCCACTAAAACGACCACGGCCACCACTTCTATTAAAATCTCTCATCTTTTTTTATCGTAAACTTAATGATACATTTTGCAGTATATGCTTTATTTGCATAAAAAACAAGACCTGTTGAAAATTTTGTGGGGATTAACACAGGGTAAACAAAGTGAATCTTAAAGTCCAAAGATCCATCTTTTTCATGTTTTTCATAATTGCTATCCAAACTAGACTACTTCTTTAATAAACTTTTCAAAAGTTTTTTCGGACATTAATTCATGTGTTTTGAATTCTCCATTGTAATAAATCCCCAATGTTCCAAAAGGGCTTCCCTTTAATTGTGCTTCCTTATAATCTTTTAGGTGATTAACATTACAAGGAATCTTCCTACTTCTACAAATGTTTGATAACAACTCCACATATTCTTCCATGAATGGACACTGATTTGAGTAAATAAAAGTAAACCCCTCTTTATCATCACAATTTCCTTGTTTTGCGTTTTTCGTAAATTCGGGATTCTGAGCGTTTTTATTAAACTTTAATGCTAGAAGTTCAAAGTAAGGTGGGGCAGAATCAATAACTTCAAATCCTTTATGTAGATAAAACCTTTTATCCGTCAAGAACGGTTTTACTTTTGTGCTACTAACAACCACAATTCCATCCATCTTTCTCTTTTTTGCATCATTTATACATTCATTTAATAATTCTGTTGAGATACCCTTCCCTTTGAACTTTCCTGAAACCCACAAACAATTAATGACCATAAAGTTTTTTCCAATTATTGGTTTCCATGCTTTTTCAATTGGCATGTACTCAATAAAAATTTTCCCTCTATCATTTAGTCTTTTGAAAACTAAACCATCTTTGAACCTTTCTTTCATCCAGTTCTTTTTTGTTAAGGCTCTGCTTTGATTAGCTTTATCATTTCCAATAGCACAACAAATATGCTCTTGATCTATGTTATTTTGATCAACTGTAATGATTTTAACCGTATTTTCCATTTATAGATTAACTTCAAAAATAAGTTTGGTTAT from Candidatus Dojkabacteria bacterium includes the following:
- a CDS encoding GNAT family N-acetyltransferase, giving the protein MENTVKIITVDQNNIDQEHICCAIGNDKANQSRALTKKNWMKERFKDGLVFKRLNDRGKIFIEYMPIEKAWKPIIGKNFMVINCLWVSGKFKGKGISTELLNECINDAKKRKMDGIVVVSSTKVKPFLTDKRFYLHKGFEVIDSAPPYFELLALKFNKNAQNPEFTKNAKQGNCDDKEGFTFIYSNQCPFMEEYVELLSNICRSRKIPCNVNHLKDYKEAQLKGSPFGTLGIYYNGEFKTHELMSEKTFEKFIKEVV
- a CDS encoding peptidoglycan bridge formation glycyltransferase FemA/FemB family protein, with the protein product MIVSEIKDRSTWDEFLRNCSYNYFLQTWEWGDFNELMGTKVFRLGFYDNSKLVAVCLGLEIKSRFGNYIYCPRGPILEWENEKTRTDVITTLVDFFKTKGYFSLRIDPAIKESSTEITSTIRSTGFVDAVNFIQVERSWMLDINGKSDDELFSGMRKNTRYYIRRAQKLGVTVRVSDKLEDLDTFINMINQMSKRKNFHALPSEYFRNQFNILNKAGMQKVIVAEYKGKTIATALIVFYGNEGSYLHAASSEENGSLQAPYLLQWEAIKHARSVGLSRYNFWGVVKDSDYHPGHPGFGYSNFKKGFGGYLEVYMRTKDYVYKPFQYNLFKIQELYRLTQKKGV